The DNA region TCCGGACCTGTCAACCCCGGCGTGACCACCGAGTACCTAAGGCAAGGCTTGCCTAAGTTCCCTTATCGGAGCCATGGAGTCAAGTTCGCCGACCCGACCCCATCCGGGCTCCGATCAGCGATTTCTCCGAATCGGGCGTGCCCATGCCCGGATTTTCCGGACAGGGCGTCTCAATCGGGACGTTCAAGCCCCGTTCACGGGCTCACCTCGGCACGGGAGCACCCTGCACGGACGCCGGCGGACCGCCCGCCGGGGCGCCGGCCCCGGCCTCCACCCGGCTCTCCGGGCGGCTCTCCGCCCGTGCGACGATCTCCGTCCCCGGGGAGGAGTCCCCGAAGGAGCGCAGCAGGGCGTACGGCACCCGTCCGTCGAGGACCCGCACCACGCCCACACCCGCGCGCAGCGCGTCGAGACAGGCCTCCATCTTGGGCACCATCCCGCCGGTCAGCCCCGGCAGCAGGTCCTCCAGTTCGCCCGCGGTGAGCCGCGGGACCACCTCGGTGTCCGTGGGCCACGACCGGTAGAGGCCGGGGACGTCGGTCAGCATCAGCAGCACGTCCGCGCGCAGCGCCCCGGCCACCGCGGCGGCGGCCGTGTCGGCGTTGACGTTGTAGACGTTCCCGTCCTCGCCCCGCGCCACCGAGGACACCACCGGGATCCGGCCGTCGGCCAGCAGGACCGACAGCAGCGACGGGCTGACCGACGAGACCTCGCCGACCAGGCCGATGTCGACCCGCTCGCCGTCCACCACCGCGTAGCGCTTGCGGGCGGTCATGGTGTGCGCGTCCTCGCCGGTCAGTCCGACCGCGAACGGGCCGTGGGCGTTGATCAGGCCGACCAGCTCCCGCTGGACCTGACCCGCCAGCACCATCCGAACGGCCTCCATGGCCTCGGGCGTGGTGACCCGCAGGCCGGCCGTGAAGGAGGAGGTCAGTCCGAGCCGCTGGAGCTGCGCCCCGATCTGCGGACCGCCCCCGTGCACGACCACCGGGCGCAGGCCCGCGTAGCGGAGGAGGACGACGTCCCGGGCGAAGGCCGCCTTGCGGGCCTCGTCCACCATGGCGTTGCCGCCGAACTTCACCACGACCGTGGAGCCGCGGAAGCGCCTCAGGTCGGACAGGCACTCCTGGAGACCGGGCGGACGCCGCTCGGATCCGACTCCGCCGGACCTGCCTGGACTCACACTGCCTCTGCCCACCAGTCCCACGCGTCCTTCGTCTCAACTCGGCCGTTCCGGCTGCCCTGTGTCCCACCAGTTCTCGCGGTCGCGGCGGGGGAGGCGAGTCCCCCGGCTCGGCGCTGGTTAGGCAAGGTTGACCTTACATCGCCCGGTCAGCGCCGTCACGACCGCGGCACCGGGCGTGGGCGAGGTTCCGCCACCCCTCCCGCACCCCCGGGACCGGGTCCGGCCGCGCACTGACGGACCGCCAACAACCGCGCCCCGCACGCCTCCCGGGGCCTCCCGCGACCCCTCGCGCAAGCCTCCGGACGGTCATCGAAATCGGCCAATTAGGATAGGCTCACCTAACTAAAAATCGTGGCGGGGAGTCCTCCGCCCCAGCCCGGCCGAGGAGTGCACGAGTGAGTCTCGTCCAGCAAGGCGTCCACCCGGGCGGCCCTGCCGACCCCCGCCCGTCCGAACGGGCCGCGCCCCGACTACGCGCCGCAGGGCTGATCGCCGCGCTCCTGCTGCTGCTCGTCGTCATGGTGCTCAGCATCTCGGTGGGCGCCCGGTCCATCCCGTTCGGCACCGTCCTGCGCGGACTGTTCTCGCCCGACGGCACCGAGAACGCCGTCATCGTCCGGGACTACCGGCTCACCAGGACCCTGCTCGGACTCGCGGTGGGAGCGGGCCTCGGCCTGGCCGGCGCGCTCATGCAGGCGCTCACCCGCAACCCGCTCGCCGACCCGGGGCTCCTCGGCATCGAGTCCGGCGCCTCCGCCGCCGTCGTCGCCGGCATCGGCCTCTTCCACGTCACCACCCTGGCCGGCTACGTCTGGTTCGCCCTCGCGGGCGCCGCCCTCACCGCGGCCGCCGTCTACACCCTGGGCACCGCCGGGCGCAGCGCCGCCTCCCCGATCCGGCTCGTCCTCGCCGGAACCGCGGTCAACGCCTCGCTGATCGCGGGCATCTCCACCCTCACCTTCCTCGACCGCGACTCCTTCGCCACCCTGCGCACCTGGTCGGTCGGCACCCTCGCCGGGCGCAGCGACACCGTCCTCGTCCAGGTGACGCCGTTCCTGCTGGCCGGCGTCGTGCTCGCGCTCGCCCTGGCCGGCCCGCTCAACGCGCTCGCCCTCGGCGACGACATCGGCAGCGCGCTCGGCGCCCGGCCGGTCCGCACCAGGGCGCTCGGCGCGGTCGCGGTCGCCCTGCTCTGCGGCGCCGCGACCGCCGCCGTCGGCCCGATCGGGTTCGTCGGCCTCATCGTGCCGCACGCCGTACGGCTCGTCACCGGCCCTGACCAGCGCTGGCTGTTCGCCTACTGCCTGGTCCTCTCCCCCGTGCTGCTGCTCGGCGCCGACGTGCTCGGCCGGATCCTGGTCCGCCCCGACGAACTGGCCGTCGGCATCGTCACCGCGGCCCTGGGCGCCCCCGTCCTCGTCGCCCTGGTCCGCCGCCGGAAGGTGCCCCAGCTGTGAACCACGCCCCCGACACCCGGTCAGGCGCCCTGCTCCCCCAGCCCGCCGGCCCCGGCCCCGCCGGTCCCGGCAAGGACGGCCCCGGCAAGGACGGCCCCGGCAGGAACGGCTCCGGCAAGGACGGGCCCGTGCCGCCGGACCCGGCCCGGCTCGTCCCCGGACTGCGCATCCGGTTCGGCCCGGTGCGGCTGCGGGTCGCCCGGCGCCCGCTGGCCGCCGGCTGCGGCCTGGCCGTCGCCCTGCTCGCGGTCGCCGTCGCCACGCTCGGCACCGGCGACTTCCAGGTCTCCCCCGCCGACGTGCTCAAGGCACTGGCCGGACAGGGCACCCCGGCCACCGACTACGTGGTGAACAGCCTGCGGCTGCCCCGGCTCGCGGTCGGCGTCATCGTCGGCGCGGCCCTCGGGCTGAGCGGCGCCGTGTTCCAGAGCCTCGCCCGCAACCCGCTGGGCAGCCCCGACCTGATCGGCTTCGAGACCGGCGCGGCGACCGGGGCACTGCTCCAGATCCTCGTGTTCGGCGGAGGGCCCTTCGCCGTCGCGCTCGGCGCGGTCGGCGGCGGCTTCGCCACCGCCCTGACGGTCTACCTGCTCGCCTACCGGCGCGGTGTGCAGGGCTACCGGCTGATCGTGGTCGGGATCGCCGCCGGGGCACTGCTGAGTTCGGTGAACGCCTACCTGATGGTCGAGGCGTCGATCGACGAGGCGCAGGCCGCGGCCGTCTGGCTCACCGGCTCGCTGAACGGACGCGGCTGGGACCAGTTCGGCCCCGCGGCACTGGCGATCGGACTGCTGCTGCCCGCCGTCCTGCTGCTGGGCCGCCACCTGCGGCTGATGGAGGCGGGCGACGACGCGGCGAAGGCGCTCGGTGTGCCGGTGGAGCGCTCGCGGGCGCTGCTGGTGGTCTGCGCCGTGCTGCTCTCGGCCGTCGCCACCGCCTCGGCCGGGCCGATCTCCTTCGTCGCACTGGCCGCGCCCCAGCTCGCCCGCCGCCTCGGCCGGGCCGCCGGCGTCAGCCTGCTGCCCTCCGCGCTGATGGGGGCGCTGCTGCTCTGCCTCAGCGACCTCGCCGCGCAGCGGGTGGTGGCCCCGATCCAGCTGCCGGTCGGCATCATGACGGCGGCGATCGGCGGGCTCTACCTCGTCTGGCTGCTGCTGCACGAGTGGCGGTCCGGCCGCCGCTGAGCCGCCCCGTCCCGCCGTGAACGCGGAAGGCGCGGGACCTCCCCTCGGTGGGGGAGGTCCCGCGCCTTCCGCGTCGGGGACCGGTCAGGAGGCGTCGGCGGCCGGCTCCTCGTCGTCCTCGTCCGCCAGGTGGTGGTCCAGGTTGACGGTGCCGCGCTTCCAGTAGCCGTCGACGTCGGTGTAGTCCCGGTCGAAGTCGGCGGCGCGCAGGTGGCGGCGGATCGGCTTCAGCTCGCCGGCCTCCCCGGTGATCCACACGTACGGCCGCCCGGGCGGGAACTCCAGGGCGCTGATCGCCTGGTGGAGCAGGTCGCCCTCGCCGTGGGCCACGCCGTCGCGGTGCACCCAGGTGATCTCGGCGTCCGCCCTGGTCTCCAGGTGGTGCTCCTCGCCGGCGTCGTCCACCAGGATGAACACCTTGGCGGGCGCACCCTCCGGCAGGATCTCCAGCCACCGGCTCAGGCCCGGCAGGCCGGTCTCGTCGGAGGCCAGCAGGTACCAGTCGAACTCCAGCGGGACCATCACCGAGCCGCGCGGCCCGGCCAGGCCGAGCTTCTGGCCGGGGGCGGCCTGCGCGGCCCACACCGAGGCGACGCCGCTGCCGTGCAGGACGAAGTCGAGGTCCAGCTCGCCGGCCACCGGGTCGAAGCGGCGGGTGGTGTAGTCGCGGGAGATCGGGAACGGCGGGACGTCGGGGAAGATCAGGCCCTCGTCGTCGTCACCGAGCAGGGGCAGCACGGGCTCCGTCTCGCCGGGCGCCGGGAAGAAGGCCTTGACGTGGTCGGCGGGCGCCTGGTCGATGAACCCGGCCAGCTCGGGGCCGCCGAGGGTGACCCGGACCAGCCGGGGGGTGACCCGGGTGACCCGGACCACCTCCAGCGTGCGCAGGGCCAGGTCGTGGTAGACGGTGTCGATCAGGGGGGCGTTGCTGGTCATGGGGGTGTCCTCTGCTCGGGTCCCGGGGGCCGCGGTGCGGTCCCCGGAGTCTGCGGTGGTGCGGTGGTCGGCCCGTGCGGCCACCGGGTCGTCGGTCGGTCCGGCGGACGGGCGGGCGGAAGGCGCGCCCGCGGGAGGGCCGCGGGCCGGGCGCGGGCCCCGGCTCACACCCCCTCCGCCAGCGCCCGCTGCACCAGCGGGCCGATCAGCGCCAGTGCCTGCTCGTCCATCAGTTCGTCGTGGCCGACGTCCAGCACGTGCTCGTCCAGCCGGCCGCGCAGGTAGGGCGGCCAGACCTTCGCGGGGGCGTCCTCGGGGGCGGTGGTGCGGGCGGCGGTGACGAACAGGGCGTCACCGGTCCAGAGCGGGGTGCGGCTGCGGGCCAGCAGGCCGACGCAGTGCACGTTGGTGTCGACGATGGCGTTCAGCAGCTCCTCGTCGAATCCGGCCAGCACGCCCTGGCTGGCCCGGATCGCGGCGATCGCCTCCTCGCGGCCGACCGCCCGGGCGGTCACCGCCCCCGCGTCCCCGTCCGGCCCGGCGTCCCGGTCCTGCCCTGAGCCCGCTCCCGCGTCCGGCCCGGCGGGGCTCTGCGGCGCCTCGACGCCGAGGCCGGCCACCCCGGCCAGGAACCCCGCCTCCTCCTCCGCGAGCCGCTCGCGGAACGCCGGGTCGGCCGCGAAGGACCAGTCCTCGGTCTCCGGCGGGTAGGCGTCCAGCAGGCCGAGGAAGGCCACCTCCTCGCCGCCCTCCTGGAGCAGCGCCGCCATCGCGTGCGCGACCGTCCCGCCGAAGGAGTAGCCGAGCAGGTGGTACGGGCCCTGCGGCTGCACCGCCCGCACCTCCGCGAGGTACAGCGCGGCCAGCTCCCGGACGTCCGCGACCTGCGGGAGCTCCCCGCGCAGGCCCGGTGACTGGAGGCCGTACAGCGGGCGCTCCCGGTCGAGGTGGCGCAGCAGACCCGCGTACTGCCAGCCGAACCCTGAGGCCGGGTGCACGCAGAACAGCGGCAGCAGCGCGCCCGCCTCCCGCAGCGGCAGCAGGGTGCGCAGCGCGTCCCGGCGGGCGTCGGTCCCGATCCGGGCCGCCACCCCGGCCACCGTCGGAGCGGCCATCAGGGTGGCGACCTGGACCGGGGTGTTGAGCTCGGCCCGGATCCGGCCGGCCAGCCGCATGGCGAGCAGCGAGTGGCCGCCCAGTTCGAAGAAGTTGTCGTCGACGCCGATCCCGGGCAGGCCGAGGACCTCCGCGAAGAGTTCGCGGAGCAGGGCCTCGCGGGCGTCGGCGGGCGGCCGGGAGGTGCCCTGCCCGGCGGGGGCGGGCACCGGCAGCGCGGCGCGGTCGACCTTGCCGTTGACCGTGAGCGGCAGCGCGTCGAGGGCGACGAACGCGGCCGGGACGAGGTACTCGGGCAGGGTGGCGGCGAGTGCGGCGCGCAGCCCGGTGGAGTCCGCCGGGCTGCCGGGGGCGGGCACGGTGTAGGCGACCAGGCGGGTGCCGCCCGGGCCCCGCTGCGGGACGACGGCGGCCGCGGCGACGGCGTCCAGCGCGAGCAGCGCGGACTCGACCTCGCCGGGCTCGACCCGGAACCCGCGGATCTTCACCTGCTGGTCGGTCCGGCCCAGGTAGTCCAGCCGGCCGTCCGGCCGGAACCGCACCTGGTCGCCGGTGCGGTACATCCGCCCGCCGGCCGGGCCGTACGGGTCGGCGACGAACCGGCCGGCGGTCAGGCCGGGGCGGTCGTGGTAGCCGCGGGCCAGGCCGTCGCCGGCCAGGTACAGCTCGCCGGGCACGCCCACCGGGACCGGGCGCAGGGCGTGGTCCAGCACCCGGGCCCGGGTGTTCATGACGGGGCGTCCGACGGTGGCGGTGGCGCTCTCGTCGACACCGGCGCCGAGCGCGTTGACGGTGTACTCGGTGGGTCCGTACAGGTTGTAGCCGGTGGTGCCGCCGGTGCGGTCGAGCAGCTGCCAGAGCGACTCGGGGACGGCCTCGCCGCCGAGCAGGACGAGCAGCGGCCGGTGCCGGCCGTCGGCGAGGAGTCCGGCCTCGATCAGCTGCTGGGCGTAGGACGGGGTGACGTTGACGACGTCGACGCGCTCGCGGTGGTAGTGCGCGACCAGGGCGTCCGGGTCCAGCCGCAGCGCTTCGCCGATGACGTGCACCTCGTGGCCGTCGACCAGCCAGAAGAACTCCTCCCACGACATGTCGAAGGCGAAGGAGACGGTGTGGGCGATCCGCAGCCGCCGGCCGCCGGCCCGGTCCACGGCGGGGCCGAAGATCCTGGCGCGGTGGTTGACCAGCATGGTGGTCAGTCCGCGGTGCGGGACGACGACGCCCTTGGGGCGGCCGGTGGAGCCGGAGGTGTGGATCACGTAGGCCGGGTGGTCGGCGTGGCGCGGGGCGGTGAGGTCGGCGGCGGTCACCGGCCGGTCCGGGGCGGCGGCCAGTTCGGCCCGGCCGTCGGGGTGGTCGAGGACCAGGCGGGGCAGGCCGCCGGGGCGGTCCGCGCCGCCCTGACCGCCCGCGCCGCCCGGCTCCGGCAGGCCGTCGGCGACGGCCGTGACGGTGACCAGGCAGAGCGGGCGGGTGTCGGCGAGCATGTCGGCGAGCCGGGCCGCCGGGTGGTCGAGGTCCAGCGGCAGGTACCCGGCACCGGTGCGCAGCACCGCGAACAGGGCGACCACGAAGTCGGCGGAGCGCGGCAGCGCGAGGGCGACGAACCGTTCGGGCCCGGCGCCGCGGGCGATCAGGGCGTGGGCCAGCCGGTCGGCCCGGCGGTCGAGTTCGGCGTAGGAGAGCCGCTCGCCGCCGAAGACCAGGGCGGTCGCGTCCGGGGTGCGGGCGGCCTGTTCCGCGAGCAGCCGGTCGACGGTGGTGTCGGGGACGGCGTGGCCGGTGTCGTCGCCGAGGCCGAGCAGCCGCTCCAGCTCGGCCGGCTCCGTCGCGGCGAGCCGCCCGACCGGGGTGGCCGGGTCCCCGGGCAGCGAGCGGACCAGCGCGGCGAGCCGGTCGGCCACCGACCGGGCCGTCCCGGCGTCGAACAGGTCCGGCCGGTAGGCGAGGCTCAGCTCCAGGGCCCGGTCGGGCGTCACCGCGAGGGTCAGCGGGTAGTGGGTGCCGTCGACGCTGTGGGTCCAGCCGATCGCGTGGCGGGCGACGGCCTCCTCACGGGCCGAGTCGTCCAGCGGGGTGTTGCGGAACACGTACAGGGTGTCGAAGAGGCGGCCGAAGCCGCTGAGCCGCTGGATCCGGCCGAGGCCCACCTGGTGGTGGGGCAGCAGGGCGGCGTGCTCGCGCTGGACGCGGACCAGCAGGTCGCGCAGCGGCTCCCCCGGCCGCACGGTGACCCGGAACGGGAGGGTGTTCATGAACATCCCGATCATGGTGTCCACGCCCGGCAGCTCCGGCGGCCGCCCGGAGACGGTGGCGCCGAACACCACGTCGTCCGAGCCGGTGAGGCCGGCCAGGGTGAGCGCCCACGCGGTGCTGAGCACCGTGTTGAGGGTGATGCCGCAGGACCGGGCGAAGGCGCGCAGCCCGTCACTGGTCGCCTCGTCCAGGACGATCGGGCAGACCTCGGCGATCACCGGCTGCCGGGCCGGGTCCTCGGGCGCGACCAGGGTGGCCTGGTCGAGGCCGGCCAGGTGGGCGCGCCAGGCCTCCGCCGAGGCCTCGCGGTCGGTGGCCGCGAGGTGGCGCAGGAACTCCCGGTACGGGGTGGCGGGCGCCAGCGCGTCCTCGTCGCCGCCGTGCCGGTAGAGGGCGAACAGCTCCTCGAAGAACAGCGACTCGGACCAGCCGTCGGTGAGGATGTGGTGCTGGGTCACGCAGAGCACGTGGCGCTCCTCGGCGAAGCGGAACAGGGTGACCCGCAGCAGCGGCGGCGCCGCGAGGTCGAACCGGGTGGCGGCGTCGGCGTGCGAGAACTCCTCCAGGGCGCGGTCCTGGGCGGCCCGGTCGAGGTGGCTCAGGTCGGTCTCCCGCCAGGGCAGCTCCCACGCACCGGGCACGATCTGCACCGGCTCGTCGAGTCCCTGGTGCCAGAAGCCCGCCCGCAGGTGGGGGTGGCGCCTCAGCAGCGCCTCGAAGGCGCGGCGCAGCGCGGCCCCGTCGACCGCGTGCAGCAGCTCGACGAAGTTCTGCATCAGGTAGACGTCGAGCGCGCGGTCGTCGTAGACGGCGTGGAAGTACAGGCCCTCCTGGAGCGGGGAGAGCGGCAGCACCTCCTGCGCGTCGGGGCGGAGCTCGGCGGCCAGGGCGCGGACGGCGTCGGGCACGAGCACGGCGGGTCCGGTGCCCGGGCGGTCGGCCCCGGGCGCGGCCTCCGCCGCGGCGGCGGCGAGCCTGGCGGGCGTGCGGTGCTCGAAGACGTGGCGGGGGGTGAGGACCAGCTGCTCCTTGCGGAGCCGGCCGACCAGCTGGATCGAGCTGATCGAGTCCCCGCCGAGGACGAAGAAGTCGTCGTCGGCGCCGGCCGAGGCGAGGCCGAGGACGTCGGCGAAGACCCGGCACAGGACGGTCTCGGCCGGGGTGCGCGGGGCGCGGGAGGCCGGGTCCCCGGTGAGGACGGGGGCGGGCAGCGCGGCCCGGTCGAGCTTGCCGTTGACGTTGAGCGGCAGTGCGTCGAGGACCACCAGGGCGGCGGGGACGAGGTGTTCGGGCAGCACGGCGGCCAGCGCGGTGCGGGCCGCGGCCGGGTCGGCGCCGCCGGTCAGGTAGCCCACCAGGCGGCGCACCCCAGGGGTGTCCTCGCGGACGACCACGGCGGCGGTGGCGACACCGGGCAGTGCGATCAGGGCGGCCTCCACCTCGCCGGGCTCGATCCGGAACCCGCGGATCTTCACCTGCTCGTCGGCCC from Kitasatospora sp. NBC_00458 includes:
- a CDS encoding FecCD family ABC transporter permease — its product is MSLVQQGVHPGGPADPRPSERAAPRLRAAGLIAALLLLLVVMVLSISVGARSIPFGTVLRGLFSPDGTENAVIVRDYRLTRTLLGLAVGAGLGLAGALMQALTRNPLADPGLLGIESGASAAVVAGIGLFHVTTLAGYVWFALAGAALTAAAVYTLGTAGRSAASPIRLVLAGTAVNASLIAGISTLTFLDRDSFATLRTWSVGTLAGRSDTVLVQVTPFLLAGVVLALALAGPLNALALGDDIGSALGARPVRTRALGAVAVALLCGAATAAVGPIGFVGLIVPHAVRLVTGPDQRWLFAYCLVLSPVLLLGADVLGRILVRPDELAVGIVTAALGAPVLVALVRRRKVPQL
- the argB gene encoding acetylglutamate kinase; the encoded protein is MSPGRSGGVGSERRPPGLQECLSDLRRFRGSTVVVKFGGNAMVDEARKAAFARDVVLLRYAGLRPVVVHGGGPQIGAQLQRLGLTSSFTAGLRVTTPEAMEAVRMVLAGQVQRELVGLINAHGPFAVGLTGEDAHTMTARKRYAVVDGERVDIGLVGEVSSVSPSLLSVLLADGRIPVVSSVARGEDGNVYNVNADTAAAAVAGALRADVLLMLTDVPGLYRSWPTDTEVVPRLTAGELEDLLPGLTGGMVPKMEACLDALRAGVGVVRVLDGRVPYALLRSFGDSSPGTEIVARAESRPESRVEAGAGAPAGGPPASVQGAPVPR
- a CDS encoding FecCD family ABC transporter permease, producing MNHAPDTRSGALLPQPAGPGPAGPGKDGPGKDGPGRNGSGKDGPVPPDPARLVPGLRIRFGPVRLRVARRPLAAGCGLAVALLAVAVATLGTGDFQVSPADVLKALAGQGTPATDYVVNSLRLPRLAVGVIVGAALGLSGAVFQSLARNPLGSPDLIGFETGAATGALLQILVFGGGPFAVALGAVGGGFATALTVYLLAYRRGVQGYRLIVVGIAAGALLSSVNAYLMVEASIDEAQAAAVWLTGSLNGRGWDQFGPAALAIGLLLPAVLLLGRHLRLMEAGDDAAKALGVPVERSRALLVVCAVLLSAVATASAGPISFVALAAPQLARRLGRAAGVSLLPSALMGALLLCLSDLAAQRVVAPIQLPVGIMTAAIGGLYLVWLLLHEWRSGRR
- a CDS encoding siderophore-interacting protein produces the protein MTSNAPLIDTVYHDLALRTLEVVRVTRVTPRLVRVTLGGPELAGFIDQAPADHVKAFFPAPGETEPVLPLLGDDDEGLIFPDVPPFPISRDYTTRRFDPVAGELDLDFVLHGSGVASVWAAQAAPGQKLGLAGPRGSVMVPLEFDWYLLASDETGLPGLSRWLEILPEGAPAKVFILVDDAGEEHHLETRADAEITWVHRDGVAHGEGDLLHQAISALEFPPGRPYVWITGEAGELKPIRRHLRAADFDRDYTDVDGYWKRGTVNLDHHLADEDDEEPAADAS
- a CDS encoding non-ribosomal peptide synthetase, with the protein product MTRTGLADMLPLSPLQQGMLFLSSYDEQAADVYTVQLTVALSGPVDAARLGAAADALLRRHANLRAGFWHENVPEPVQFVPAELRIAVREADLRAEHAADPDGGALDRAERAELAERFVLHRPPLLRLALARLADTEYRLIVTVHHILVDGWSMPLLVRELLALYDRGGDPAGLPAVRPYRDHLRWLADQDRPAAERAWHAALAGTDGPTLLAPADPGRRAVRPARHVRRFTEEATEALTAAARRLGTTPSTLVQCAWGLLLGSLTGRRDAVFGLTVSGRPEELPGVDSMIGLFITTVPVRVAVRPEETVADLVRRFRAEQNDLLAHHHLGLHGIQRQAGGGELFDTLLVVENYPVDPSARPALAGGAAVTGVTARDATHYPLTLAVTLGRTAEVDLEYRPDLLTGRQAERIGERLAALLERIAADPGASVGALRLTTDEEHARLVSAGTGPEAAAFGGSVADRFAAQAAATPEAVAVVAGGRSVTFAELDRRSAGLARRLAARGIGPESVVALAVPRSADAVTALLGVLRSGAAYLPLDLDHPAERLADMLADAAPACLVTTAAAAGRLPAAGPRPLLLDGKDGPDDPDDPDHPGDPEGDDGAALPAVDPEHPAYVIYTSGSTGRPKGVVLTHRGLANLYANHRAALLDPAARAAGRRLRALHTASFSFDTSWEQLFWLLAGHELHLLDETERRDPEFVTRYVRDHRVDTLDVTPTYAQQLLDWGLLTDAEHRPALLLLGGEAVPPAQWSAVRAADGVRAVNLYGPTEYTVDALAADLADSPRPLVGAPIAGTAARVLDHALRPAPDGAPGELYLAGTGLARGYHDRPGLTAGRFVADPYGPPGSRMYRTGDLVRRLPDGRLDYLGRADEQVKIRGFRIEPGEVEAALIALPGVATAAVVVREDTPGVRRLVGYLTGGADPAAARTALAAVLPEHLVPAALVVLDALPLNVNGKLDRAALPAPVLTGDPASRAPRTPAETVLCRVFADVLGLASAGADDDFFVLGGDSISSIQLVGRLRKEQLVLTPRHVFEHRTPARLAAAAAEAAPGADRPGTGPAVLVPDAVRALAAELRPDAQEVLPLSPLQEGLYFHAVYDDRALDVYLMQNFVELLHAVDGAALRRAFEALLRRHPHLRAGFWHQGLDEPVQIVPGAWELPWRETDLSHLDRAAQDRALEEFSHADAATRFDLAAPPLLRVTLFRFAEERHVLCVTQHHILTDGWSESLFFEELFALYRHGGDEDALAPATPYREFLRHLAATDREASAEAWRAHLAGLDQATLVAPEDPARQPVIAEVCPIVLDEATSDGLRAFARSCGITLNTVLSTAWALTLAGLTGSDDVVFGATVSGRPPELPGVDTMIGMFMNTLPFRVTVRPGEPLRDLLVRVQREHAALLPHHQVGLGRIQRLSGFGRLFDTLYVFRNTPLDDSAREEAVARHAIGWTHSVDGTHYPLTLAVTPDRALELSLAYRPDLFDAGTARSVADRLAALVRSLPGDPATPVGRLAATEPAELERLLGLGDDTGHAVPDTTVDRLLAEQAARTPDATALVFGGERLSYAELDRRADRLAHALIARGAGPERFVALALPRSADFVVALFAVLRTGAGYLPLDLDHPAARLADMLADTRPLCLVTVTAVADGLPEPGGAGGQGGADRPGGLPRLVLDHPDGRAELAAAPDRPVTAADLTAPRHADHPAYVIHTSGSTGRPKGVVVPHRGLTTMLVNHRARIFGPAVDRAGGRRLRIAHTVSFAFDMSWEEFFWLVDGHEVHVIGEALRLDPDALVAHYHRERVDVVNVTPSYAQQLIEAGLLADGRHRPLLVLLGGEAVPESLWQLLDRTGGTTGYNLYGPTEYTVNALGAGVDESATATVGRPVMNTRARVLDHALRPVPVGVPGELYLAGDGLARGYHDRPGLTAGRFVADPYGPAGGRMYRTGDQVRFRPDGRLDYLGRTDQQVKIRGFRVEPGEVESALLALDAVAAAAVVPQRGPGGTRLVAYTVPAPGSPADSTGLRAALAATLPEYLVPAAFVALDALPLTVNGKVDRAALPVPAPAGQGTSRPPADAREALLRELFAEVLGLPGIGVDDNFFELGGHSLLAMRLAGRIRAELNTPVQVATLMAAPTVAGVAARIGTDARRDALRTLLPLREAGALLPLFCVHPASGFGWQYAGLLRHLDRERPLYGLQSPGLRGELPQVADVRELAALYLAEVRAVQPQGPYHLLGYSFGGTVAHAMAALLQEGGEEVAFLGLLDAYPPETEDWSFAADPAFRERLAEEEAGFLAGVAGLGVEAPQSPAGPDAGAGSGQDRDAGPDGDAGAVTARAVGREEAIAAIRASQGVLAGFDEELLNAIVDTNVHCVGLLARSRTPLWTGDALFVTAARTTAPEDAPAKVWPPYLRGRLDEHVLDVGHDELMDEQALALIGPLVQRALAEGV